Sequence from the Dysidea avara chromosome 5, odDysAvar1.4, whole genome shotgun sequence genome:
AAATGAGAAGGGTAGAATCCCAGGCCCCCTGCCATATTGATCCCATATTAGAACCAGCACACTATAGGTGTTGCACTTTCCCTGTATAGCATGTTGTACACTAATATCATCTCTCACATTGTGCATGTGTTTCAGAAACCAGCCACCAAAATAACAAGAGTCGCCCATAATAACTGTCAATCTCTACGTGAGAGTTATAGTAGCTAGTGCACGGAACACTTGGCAGTTATGATTTAGATGCTGGAATCATAGTATTGccataaatgtgaccaggcctgtgaaaacagggcatgtgggcacatagaaaattgcctactttttcaaactttgatggtCATAACCATTATTgcttggccatgaaatttttagCACTTATAGTTGGCTTTAGAATATAAGTTACAGAAtaaaaatattctattccagtactgagatatgacatgatatgtgacagggtgtagtttgtgtccacatgccctattttcacaggcccagtcacaaatgtgtgttaaaagtttgtatataaacgcatgcatgtatataatatGAGTAACAAAGACTctcataattattgtatatatagTAACTCTATAGCTAGTGTATTTAGTAGTTGTGTTGTGCTCAAGAAGTAGGCAAACTGCTGGGCCTTTTAGGACTCTTTCATGCACTGCAGTTTCCCATTCTAGTTCCTGTAGCTATTCCCCACATTCTATTAAGCTAGTGGAGTGTACATGGACTGTAAACTATACTTGTGTATACATAGTCTAGATAATTGTTTCCAAAGTGATCAAGCATAAAGGTATTCAATGTTTAGTAAgttaatgtacagtacagttacCACGGCAGACAATAAATAAATCATTACAATGTGACCATATTAAatcattagtttctcatccGCCAATACTCAGCACAATACCAATGCAGGCAGGCAAGTTTAGATAGCTGAATTGATACCTCAAATGATTTGGAATGCAACTTTTTAGCCTGCTCTAGTTATTTATTATTTGATGACAGTTTTTTACAGCTGCAGTCAAACACCAATGGAACAATCATTGATATGGTAAGGAAAACAATGAAGTGCAGAAATACAAAACTAATGGACTAAGTGGGACACGCTAAAGAGTGTAGTGGATAACTTTGACAATGAAAGTTTTAAGATGAGGTTTGAAGCAAATAGCCCATACAGATACAGATGTCATCTGAGGGCATGCCCCAGGACTTTTCCAATCTCTGTAACAATACTTTAGGCAGCCATTTTCACTGTTAAAAATTAAGCAGCTATTATATGGTTATTGAGTGATAcaaatgtgattgttctattagagtgattgactgctctattaggacaCATAAAATTGGGAGGCCATGGCCCTGTGGCTCCCTGACTCATTTATAACTATGCATAAAGGCTAAACTGCATTTATAAAATAGTaaactactccaatagagcaatcactgagACAGATGGATCTGTTATTTACTGAGATgcagtacatacgtacatgacTTAATAATTTCACAGCAGCATGAGGGTATACATGGCTACCTGCATTACTGGATTATTTGTTTAGGTATTTGCTGAAGAGATGACACAGATATAATTAGTATTAATTTCTAACCATGATATCGATGTCACTGGAGTCAGTCCtgtaatagaatgctcaaacaTGATTACAACTAAATGAATTTCAAATGTTATTTAGACTACCAGTACTGTGGACACTGCATTGTTTGTATCAACTATAATGCAATGAAATAAAATGACAATGTCACATTATCAACCTACAATGGTTGTCCATAAAATGCAACCTTACTAACCAATTGCAAGCAACTTGTCTATAGGCAGAAGGTGTTTGAGGGAATTTGAAGAACGTCCTCTTGAATAAAATGTCCACCAATTCAGTAAAGCATCCACTATCTCAGTAGTAAAAAAGTCAGTAAagaggtccacaatttcagtataAAAAGTCCAAAATTTTAGTGGTAAAAGTCCAGCCTAAACATACCAAATTCAGCCTTTTAGTATTATAAATTTAACATACCAGTAGTAGAATGGAAGAGTTGTGACTCTGCATGTTTTTCAGATTAGGATACTCTCATAACACAAGCACATGCCCAGAGTAAAATTATCAAGTTTGAAGTTTAAGACAATCTAATAGAAGGAGCACCCACAATATAATatcctaatacaacattcacagTCAAATTAAGTGTAGAAAGTAGTCATAATACAATTGTTAAAGAGCAAATCTGGTGCATAATGCAGCACAATTAAGCATTCTTGGAGAATTATAGGGAAAATGTATTACTTTTGTTCATATACAGCCTAAATACAAAAGTATGGGGACTTGGGGAGAGAGATAGAAGATACATgcactatatagctagccatacTTGCATATTTCATACCATTCGTACCAGTTTGTTCATGTGCTCATGATTGTTAAAATTTTGCTGCAGCAGAAACCAAGGTGAAGCTGAGATGCTGATATATCACTTACATTAAACCAGCTATAGTGTACAGTTGTAACGTAGGCATACTCCCACCTAAGAATCACAGAAATAGCTAATATTGGTAACCATGTGTACCAAAATAGCATGCTTTATCATAGACTAAATAATTAATGGCACTATTCATGTGTTTTAGGAATATATTGAAGTGTAAGGCTTGAAATGCAAGGTTATTGAGAAGAAGAGATACTGTACAGTCAGCAGAACATCATGCACTCTCTAGGATTCCTATGGATACATGTACAAAAGCATgaattaacaaggagaaaacatcctgaccacctggcataCTCTTGTAAGCGTTCAAGCGTTCAAGCGTAAATCGGTTGGCCACAGGATTGAGGTTGGTcctgtcatggatttttttttcttttctacaatgttttcaaacacactttatataacatctttaatCAGGCTgtgtcctacagatcttcagcacttgtgctgtaaagccttaacaaAAATGAAAAAAGAATTGGATTGGCCAGGCTTGATCAGTGGCCAATTCAGCTTTAAAATATGAAGTTAATTATATATTCTGTATAGATTTAAAACATTTTAGGCAGTTAGAATATCTTATTTAAAGTGACTGCTGGGAACATGGCAAACAAAATTGCTAATGCTAGTGATATAGAAAGTACTGAAGATGGTTTCCCAGGCAAAATGATCTTGCAAGAACTTTAATTTAAGCAAGATCTTGCCAGAGAATCCGGTCATTTCTTGCAGGATTTTGCAGGAACCCTGCAAAATCCTGCAAGAGGTTTCCAGAATCTTGCAAGACTCTTGCAGGAGATTCCTCTTGCAAGAGAATCCGGTCATTTCTTGCAGGAACTTGCAGGACTCCTGCGGGATCTTGCAGGATCATTTTTGCTGGGTTGGCTGTATAGCAGCCAACACATGCTAGTGTAATACAAGTATTGTGGGATAATATTGGGTCAGACATTTCATCCTCAATCTTGAAACATAATCAAATCTTACTATCATACTATATACCAAGGGTACAGCGTCAATGTTCTAGAACTTTATTTCAATAtatggtaatattattgtaatactctaataaagcacacatttttgagatattctaatggaacatacatagaatattctagaacaatctGGTGCCTCTATTGGTAGCTAGATCTATAAAAATTATAAACTTGTAGGCAGATTTAATCATAATTCTGATTAGCTTTgcaattatatttttaaaagctTCTGTTGTTCCCTAATGTGATCAGCTAGTTTTAATTAAATGGCTTCCATGATTTAGCTGATTGGCTTTGAAACCATAGGACATTATTTAGCTGTCTACCAGGTATTGGAACTATCAGCTAGTTGCTAGTGACATTACTATACAAAGCATATCACTGAGAATCTGCTACACTGTATATAACATTGTTAGATGGTGTCCAAGTGAAATGTACATTCTTTCCTGTAATTTTCAGAGAGAGGGGTTTTCTGCATCAAATAGCTACCAGATGTAATCTCAGATATACACTGGATGGAGACCCATCGTTTGGCATGCTTACATACATTGAATACTGAATATGCACATGTAATGTCAAGTTTAGAGGTGATGTCAACACTACACTAATTATATCCCTGTAGTGAGGTAGGATAAAATATTATTGAAGttaatgtacagtaaatataaTTGTGGTGAACTCTACTCTAGCTATCATAGCAAAGCAGTGATTCATTATTTCATCATGGTGGCTTAATGGCCATTAGCAGGATATTTGGCTTACTATATAAATATTTTGATAGTTACCAACAGTACctgtattattataatatatatatatatataggattAGCAACTGTattaaaaatacaaatacatgtgtatttataaatatgatACCCTATATATTTCGTGACTTTTACATGAAGAAACAACCACAATATTGATGAAGTTAATGAAATATGGTATCCATGGTTACAAAGTATATGTCTATGCCTCAGGCAACAAAAACAAAATACACATCCTATTATTTTTTTCTATTTGGAAATGTACTGTAATTGTAAAAATGGGTAATTGTAATTTAAAATATGATCCACTTGTCAATAGGGTCTACAAAGAAAtccttttttttaaattggtacaaaatacatgtatgaaACAACATTAGCATTCATATAGTGATCATTGTCACAGCAATTCATCTTCAGTCTGTGCAGCATGTATGATTGTCACTGTCAATAAGATAGTATATTGGCAGATGTCCATGTTTGTAACTTCATACATCTCATTTTGCATAAATTTGATGACTGGATCTGCTAGATACAGACTAATGCACTCTGCTCTTGTTTAAAGTGCTAAGAGAACTAGAGTAGTTGTCCAGTGGTCACTAACAGCACACATAACTATATGTCCACAACAGTATAGAGGAGCCAAATGTTTGGTCAGTGAGAAGCCTCATCCAGTGAACGGTTTTACTTTAATAATAAATGGTGTGatggtgtgtgtgcatgcacatcaCAGATAATTGGTCCAGTAATGAAAAGGTTCCGAATTCAATGCTCAGCTCAGTTATGACTTTTTACATGCTGTTGTTGTTAATTGTTTCTTCAAGCAAAaagctttactcacattgctccagtataCCCAGCTGTTAAGTGGGGACCTGACAAATTGGTAAGCAGCCCACTTAACTGTACCATTTATGACTTCACCTTCACCTGTACAGTCTCCAGCAGGTTATATACCAGTCCTGCCCTTTTGCCCACACTGACTCAAAGCACCTGAGTAGTCCACAGGTGTTCCAGTGTTGATTCACTAGATAGGCGTAACCATGTTAGCATGCTTTGCTCTCTCTGTGTGTGTACTATGATGATTGTAATAAGGATAGCTATATACCAGTAAAGTTGCACAACTACTGCAAACTACAATGCATTATGCAAAATTCAAAATTTAATCTTTCTTGGTAGCCATATTCTGTAAACACTGTGTGCTACCATAATGAAGTTGGTAATAGGCAGTGTGACATACTGTACTACACAAGAAACTATATATTATCAATTTGATCTAGCTGTAAAGAAATATCGCAAATATTATTTTAAGTTTTAGTAGATAATTTGAATTACGTATGATAGGTGAGTAATGTAATCAAGTATATTACATCAGTAACTGAAATTTTGAGATCTAATCTATATAAATAGAAAGCTATCTATGAAAAGAGATTAAGTGTATGACACAAAGGAACTGGGATATGAGATAATAAGTAATCCCAGCTGCTTAATGGATGCTACAGACATTAACATCCATTAAGCCTAAAATGTAATTCTTTGTCATGTCCACCACAAAGTAAATTTGTGGTGGCTAATTGAAGTGATATCATCATCAAGGATTATGGTAAGTACACTACATGCCAGTGTTGATAAGTATAAGTAGCTAATGGCAAGACTATGGGTGTACATGTGTGCAAGAAAGGGTCAGTTGAGCCAAAAGCTAGCTGTGCATGGTGATGAAACTAGCCACTATTAGTGTGTAAATGCATAAACAATGCAAATGTAGCTACTTTATGGAAGTAGCTAAGATTTTAGAGTGAACATGTGTATTGATTCCTCCTTCTATCTGCTTTTTTGAGTGAACTTGTTGTAAGAAATAATTAGCTCATGGACCAGAAGATAGCAAATTACACTTGTCCCAATACAATCACACAATGCGGGTATttacataagtacaatgaaagtTATACTTTTTGTAAATGTAAAGTATTGCAGCAAGCAAACTTTTGCTCATACAACCCCCCTCTACTTATAAGTGCTGCCATAAGGCACTTATGAGCCCTGATACAACAGATGTCACCAATTGGATTCACACACTTAAGTGCACATGTCAGTCAtatgctagctatatagctaaggtTTTGAGATGTGAGTTTTTGGTTGATTATGTAATCAAACATGTGACAATCACAGGAAGTTGTAAATGCAGATGGAAGTAATATAAAAGCTTACTGCCATTGCTATTTTAGTATACGTAGAACAAAGGATGGTTGGAAAAGCTGGTCTACTTCTATTGCTGTTTGCCATGAGGGGCACCTTAGGTGTTCCAAAGTCAGAATTTTTCCCTTATGGAGGTGACCTTAATGAGAACAACCAAAGACTTGGTACTGGTGACAACTCTCATGGGTGCATATTTCTCCATCAGCTATTTCATTTCTGCGGGAAAACATTCCTAGATCTCTGCGTAAGTGATTTGTGCTTGTTGTAGTGTGTCAATCTGGCATAGTGTGTAGCTTGTTTGTTGATTTATTTCATTTATGATGGCATAGGTTGGTATTGATGGTGGAATATCATTTGGAAACAGGCCAATAGCATACACAAGACAATCATTTCCACTGGGTGGAGACAGCCACTTGATTGCTCCATTCTTTAGTGACATAAACACAGAATCACAGGGAGCTGTGTGGTTTCGAGAAAGTGAAGTATCAGAATTGCTAGCCAAAGCTGATGATTGTGTTAAGCAAGGTTTTCCTTCTAGTTCCTTCTCAGCTACTCACCTGATAATTGCAACATGGGATAATGTTTCTGCCTCTGATACTCCAGATGGAATGGTAAGCAGCAAATGAGGTCTTAAATGTTCTACTCAGTAATGacttatatatattatttttatttaagtTAAGTTTCAGGATTTAGCATTGCAGCTAAATTTTTAAATTACTTTCTGTTTCAATATCAGAATTGAACTAAGCTTCCTTACTAGGACAGAGAAACTACAAAGGAAAGTGTACTAGCTGTATAGTGTTGTGTAGTTTGTGTACTACAATAGTGTTTAGACCTTTTAGTGAGTACATCCCACCACTGTGGTTAACCATAAACTGCCTTTGCAGACAAGTGTGACCACTTTAGCTCACATACGTCAATATAATAAATGTTATTGGAAGACATAATAGACAGGATGTGTGTTAGTGATAATTGTCAATTACTTTGTAGAAGAAATTTGAATTTTACGgtaacattaattttgcctGTAAAAGTTTTGAGCTGATACACACTTTATTAAGGTTATGATTATATGACTGGAAAGGCTATTATAAGGTTTTCACAGTGCACTGAGTCTGTGACTCTGTGTGCATTAATCCATGAATCTCTATAGGGAAACACTTTTCAAGTTGTGCTGGCTACATGTGGAAGAGAGACATATGCACTGTTCTTCTATGCTGACAATGGAATCCAATGGGGCAGTAGCAGTGGAATACTTGCACAAGCTGGAGCTTCTTGTGGTGGTAGTGTTCGAGGTCTCCGTGGATCAGGTAGCAATGAAGTGGTCAACCTTGATGGCAACACCAATGTTGGAGAAAAAGGAAAATATGTGATCTGCCTCAATGATATCAGTGTTCCAGGTACTGtaaatacataatacatacatatgcacataAGGTAGTATCCATACAGTATGCAAATAGTATCACTGAAGCATGAAGGAGATTATCCTCTCAGTAAAATAGTACTGTGAATACTGTCTACTTTACAGTTACCTTTAGGGCATTTTTCCTGAGTTTATTAAGCAGATGGCTCCATTAGGCACATCTTGAACACAAACGATACACCAGTTTAGATATTTTATTACAAGGACCAGACAGGTAACTTAATTGTACTGTGGTTAGACAGGCTTCACTGTATTGATGAAGTGTGCCAGACACTCAAAGTGTGTCTGACAGACCAAAAAATGTTGCAATAATGTATATTGCAACATTTTTGGTGTGTCAGACACACTTCATTTATTACGGTGTAGATTATATCCTACAGAAGTAATCCTATACCAACTTTAATATACCCAAAGCACATTCCATTTACGTATAATAGGAAATGTATTATTTCACTATCTAATACCCATCAAGAAAATCGCTTGCGTTTGGAAGAATCTCTTGGTTTTTGTAATGATTCAGAAGCCTCACATGGTTTAAACTATATACATTAGGGTGCAAATAGCAGAGTAAATAAATGTCAGAATTATTATGCATAATtaatttgtatgtgtgtgttgcttTCTTCAGTCTGTGATGTGCAAGAAGTTATTGTTAGCGTAACAAAGAGGAGGAGAAATGCAGCTGTGACATTTTCAGCATCTCCGTCACAAGCAGATGCAACATTTGAGTGCAGCTTAGATGGAGACGATTTTCAGCCTTGTAAGTGATCAATTACACCCGGTACCACTCTTGCTGCATTGAAAATGAAAGTTTCAATGCAACAAGAAATTTCAATGCAACGTGTGTATCCCAACTTCCACTGCTACCTGGCCATGccattactagtacatatatacCTAAGAATAGTATGCAgaatgtatatattatataatgtgaccagatttgtgaaaaggtaccttttacaCACATTTTACAGGTGAGCAAACAAAACAATGTAACTTTTGACTCCGTATACTGAtcaacttgctcttagtttcaaagtgtagccagatactttagctgcactcatggaaaCTTTCAGGCAATATTATGCAATTGCTAAAAAGTTACGAAGCTTCAA
This genomic interval carries:
- the LOC136256192 gene encoding sushi, nidogen and EGF-like domain-containing protein 1, encoding MRGTLGVPKSEFFPYGGDLNENNQRLGTGDNSHGCIFLHQLFHFCGKTFLDLCVGIDGGISFGNRPIAYTRQSFPLGGDSHLIAPFFSDINTESQGAVWFRESEVSELLAKADDCVKQGFPSSSFSATHLIIATWDNVSASDTPDGMGNTFQVVLATCGRETYALFFYADNGIQWGSSSGILAQAGASCGGSVRGLRGSGSNEVVNLDGNTNVGEKGKYVICLNDISVPVCDVQEVIVSVTKRRRNAAVTFSASPSQADATFECSLDGDDFQPCESPMTYRRLSRGDHFIIVRALCPGSTSGPMKREDFSI